GCCTCGACCGCCTCCTTCGGGAAGCGGGCTTTCCGGTCGACCTCGGCAGCGAATTCCGCTGCTCGACGCACTGATTCGCCGGAATCCAACCCCGTGGCCGGAACGCCTACATCCAATGTCGGAGAACTCACTCGGTGGCTCCTGTCGGTTCAACGCGCGCTGAGTCGGGCGGGACAAGTGACCGTGGTGCAGGAAGACGCGATCATACGTGCGATCGCGTTGATGCGCCGATTACTGTATCTTGATCGGCACAGCGCGGCAATGCGCCCGCACGCTGGGATTCGCCCGCAGTAACCGACTACGAGTACGCTCGGCCGGCCGTCGACGACGATGCCGCTGGTCGGTGCCGCCCGTCGAGGTGCTCAGCCAATCGTCCCTCCGTGAACCGACAAGGACACCGAAGCCGCCCATGGACAAGCAAATTCGGGACATCTTGACCGCGCACGGCAAGCTTGCCGTCGATGTCGCGACCCTCGCCGCCGACGACGACCTCTTCGCCGCCGGGCTGACTTCGCATGCCAGCGTCAACGTGATGCTCGCCTGCGAAGACGAGTTCGACATCGAATTCCCCGACGAGGCCTTGAAAAAGGCTACCTTCGCCTCGATCGCCAGCCTCGCCGGCGTCGTTTCCGGCCTCCTCGACGAGGCGGCCTGAGCCGGTTCGCCGACCGGTGGGTGAGCTCGTGACGCTCGCCGGCTCGGCCGACACCCTCAGTCCGGCCGTCGATCCGGTCGACTACCGGCCGGCTGCGGCACACGCCGAGGATCGGATCTGGCGGGAGACGAACTGCTATCTGGATCTGTGGATCGAGCTGCTGAACGTGCTCGGGCACGACCCGGCGCCGGCCTGCGCGGCCGCGCTGTCGGCCGACCACGACGGCGAGCAGTGGACCTTCCTCAAACCGGACCCGGCCGAGCTGCGTGACATCTACGGGCTGGCGGTCGCCGAGGTGACGTTGTGGCGGCCGGTGTGCGAGACGCTGGAGAGTGGGTTCCGGCGCGGGTTACTGCACACCGTCGAGGTGGACAGCTGGTGGTTACCCGACACCGAGGGCACCGACTACCGGGCCGGTCATGTCAAGACGACGATCGTGCCGCTGCAGCTGGACCGTTCGGCGACCCGGATGACCTACATCCACAACGCCGGGGTGTTCGAGCTGTCCGGCGACGATTTCGCCGGCGTCTTCGGGCTGTCGGCGGAGCCGGCGTGGGTGCCGGCGCCCTACGTGGAGCAGATTCGGCGGGTCCGGCCGGACGGTCCGGTCGATCCGGCGGTGGTCCGGGCGATCTGCCGGGCCCAGCTGGACCGGCGGCCGGCGGGAAATCCGATGGCGGCGTTCGCCGACAGCGTTGTCGACGCCACGACCTGGCTGGCCGACGCCGGCATCGCGACCTTCCACCTCTGGGCGTTCGCGACCCTGCGGCAGGCGGGCTCGTGCGCCGAGGTCGCCGCCGATCTGGCCGGCTATCTGTGGCGCACCGGCGTTCCGGCCGCAGCAGCCGCGGTGGACCCGTTTCGGGCCGTCGCCGCCGGAGCCAAGACGGTGCAGTTCAAGATGGCCCGGGCGGCGCGCGGTCGCGCGGTCGACGTGACCGGGCCGCTCGCCGCGATGAGTACGGCGTGGGAGCAGGCGCTCGACATCCTCGATCGCGCGTTGCCCCCTGCATGACCGCGGTCCCGGTGGTTCCGGTCGGGTGGACCGTGGTGCAGACCGGGCCGGACGAGTTCGGTACGCCGGACGAGCTCGAGGCGGCCTGGTCGGCCGGGATCGTCGTGCCCGGTCCGGCGTCGACCGTGGCAGCCATGCTGGCCGGCGCGCACGAGCCGGTGCCGACCGATGTCGACGCCTACGACTGGTGGCTGCGCACGACGCTGGACCTGCCCGCGCCGGCCCGGCTGGAGTTCGCCGGGCTGACCGTGCCCGCGACGGTGTTCGTCGACCGGGCGCCGGTGGCCGCTGCGGAGTCGATGTTCCTGCCGCTCACGGTTGCGGTGCCGGCCGGCCGCACCGAGGTGTGCCTGCGGTTCGGTTCCCTGCACCGGTGGTTGCGCACCCGGCGACCGCGCGGTCGCTGGCGCGCGACACTCGTCACGGCGCAAGGGTTGCGCTGGTCGCGGAGCACGCTGTTGGGCCGCGCGCCGGCCTACGGTGGTGGCCGGATTCCGGCCCCGGTGGGTGCCTGGCGGCCGATGCTGCTGCGCTCGGCGGCGATCGCGGGACTGCGGCTCGAACCGGACCCGGCCACCGGTGCGGTCCGGGTGGCGGGCCGCCTGGTCGCGGCGACCGGTCCGATCCGGCTGCAGCTGCGCGACGGCACCGACACCGTGCTCGTCGACCGCGAAATACCGGTGCCGGAATCGTTTTTCGCCGAAACGGTGCAGGTACCGCAGCCGCAGCTGTGGTATCCGAACGGATATGGTCGCCAGGTTTGCTACCGATTGGTGCTGCGCGTCGGCGACCAGGTGCTCGCCGACCGGATCTTCGGCTTCCGCACGATCGTCGCCGACCGCGCGAACGGCGGATTCGGGCTGGCGGTCAACGGGGTGCCGGTGTTCGCGCGTGGGGTGGCCTGGTTTCCGCCCGATCCGGTGGCGCTGACCGCCGAACCGGAGCTGCTGCGCGCCCGGCTGGCCGCGTTCGCCGCCGCTGGCGCGACCATGGTCCGCTGCGTCGGCGGGTTGGTCTACGAGCAGCCCGAGTTCTATCGGTACTGCGCCGAGCTCGGCCTCCTGGTCTGGCAGGACGCCATGCAAGCCACGTTCGACCCGCCGGCGGAGATCGGTGAGCTGATCTGTCGGGAGCTGCAGCAGCTGCTCGACGAGCTGTCCGGGAACCCGGCGCTCGCGGTGGTCAGTGGCGGCAGCGAGACCGAGCAGCAGCCCGAGCTGCTCGGCGTGCCGGCGTCGGGTCGGCAGCTGCCGTTGCTCACCGAACAGCTCCCGGCGCTGATCGCCACGCACGCCGACGTGCCCTATGTGACGTCCAGTCCGTCGTCGCCGGGCGGGCAGCTCGCCGTTCGGCCCGACGTTGGGGTATCACACTGGTTCGGCGTGGGCGGCTATCTGCGCCCGACCGCCGACGTGCAGGTCGCCGGCGTTCGATTCGCGGCCGAGGCGCTGGCGTTCGCGATTCCGCCCGAGCCGGCGGCTGTGGAGCGACATTTCGGTACCGCCGCCAAGGCCGGGCATCATCCGGACTGGAAGGCGGGGGTACCCCGGGACCGCACTGCCGCCTGGGATTTCGAAGATGTGCGGGACCACTATGTGCGGGAGATCTTCGGAATCGAGCCGGCCGCGGTCCGCCGGATCGACCCGCACCGATATCTGCAACTGGGCCGGCTCGCGGTAGCCGAGGCGATGGCCGCCTGCTTCGCGTTCTGGCGGCGGCCGGACTCCGGCTGTCGGGGCGGACTGGTGCTCGGCTCCGCCGACCTGGCCCCGGGACCGGGCTGGGGTCTGCTGGACAGCGACGGCGCGGCCAAGCTCCCCTTGGCCGTGCTGTCGCGGCGGTGGGCCCCGATCGGCCTGACGGTCACCGACGCCGGGCTGGCCGGGCTCCGGATCGACCTGCACAACGACACCCCGGACCCGGTGCTCGGCACGCTCGTCCTGCGCGCTACCGACGCGCACGGGCACCCGGTTGCCGACGGGGAACTCGACGTGATCGTTGCCGCGCACTCGTCGCGGAGTTGGCACGACAGCGACCTGACCGGCGGGTTCGCCGACCTCACGCACGCCTACCGGTTCGGCCCACCGCTGGCGACCGGCGTCGTGGTCGTGCTCCACGGGCCGGACGGTGCGGGGCCGGCGCGGGATGCCCGGGTGTTGGCACCGGTCGCAGCGCCGGTCGCGGCCGGGCTGACGGCGACCGCCGCCCGGGTCGGGCAGACCTGGTACGTCACCGTGACGGCGGCCGCTGCAGTGCGGTACGTCGGGATCGATGCGCCGGGGTGGACGGCCGCGGACAACTGGTTCGACCTGCCCGCCGGCGCGCCGTATCGGGTCGAGTTACGGCCGGACCCGGGTGCCGATCCGGCGGCTGCGCCGCGTGGCCGGGTGGAGTCGATCGATGCCCTCGATCCGGCGCTGCTCACCGCCGTATCGGACACTGCTGTATCGGACACCGCAGATGTCGGATGAATTGGGTATGCCGGTGCGCCGAGCGCGTGCGGTCGGTTGCGACCTGGTCGCGCTGACCGAGGTCGCCGACGCGCTGGCCGCGTTCGGCGATCGGTACCTGACCCGGATCTTCACCGATCGGGAGATCGCCGCCTGCACCGGCGTCGATCGGGTCGCGCGGCTCGCTGCGCGCTTCGCGGCGAAGGAGTCGGTGATCAAGGCCTTGCAGATCGTCGACGACGCCACCCCGCTGCGCGAGATCGAAGTGGTTTCCGACGCTCCGGTACCCCGGCTGGAGCTGCACGGGACCATACGCGCTCGCGCGGCCGAACGCGGCTACACCGAGTTCGGTGTGTCGCTCTCGCACACCGACTGCCACGCCATGGCGGTGGTGGTCGCCGAGTAGCCGGCACCTCGTGTCGGTGCTGCCGGATACGGTGTTCTCCGTTATCCGGTAGGGCCGAGGGGAGCATTAACGCACTTCGAGCCGGACCGCGACCGGCTGCTGTGCTGTGGCGACTGCACCTGCGGGTTTCTGGCCTACGTTCGGGCGCGGCTGGACGACGCCGGTCCGGACTACTGCCATCTGGACGGTGCCACCCGCAACCGGGCCGCGGAGGTGCAGCGGCCTGACCGAGGCCGACTACTGCTTTCTGCTCGATCCGTGGTGGAATCCGGCCGCCGAGGCACAGGCCGTGGACCGCACCCCCCGGATCGGCCAGACCCGCAACGTGGTGGTGTACCGGGTGATCGCCAAGGACACGATCGAGGAGAAGGTGCTGGCGCTGGCCGGCCGCAAAGCCGAGTTGTTCGACGGGGTGATGAACGCCGGAAATACCTTCGGCTCGGCGCTGGACGCGGACGACATCCGCGCGCTCGTCTCCTGATCGAGACCTGGTGGCCGAGTTCGCGACAAGGTAACTCCGCAGGTGAACCGGACATGGCAACGACACACCGCGCCGCGGTAACGTTTCGCCATCCCGCGTACATCTATCGGATACCCATGCGTGATCTCATTCCTCGAAAGACCGCGCCCCGGCGGGCGCGAGAAGCTGGAGCGAATCGACATGCGAGCAAAATGGCTACGTTCGGCTATCGGCCTACGTTCGGTCATCGGGACCGTGACTGTGGTGACCGCCGCAGCGGCCGGTGTGATCGGCATCGGGGTGGGTCCGGCACAGGCCGATCCCGGCTGTCCGGCGTTCTATGTCGCCGCGATCCCCGGCACCTGGGACACCTCGGAAGCCCTCGGCCGCTCCGGTCTGCTGGCGCCGGCGGTGAACGGACTGCCGTCGAGTATCCGGACCGAGTTCGTCCCGTACGCCGCAACCGCGTTCCCCTGGGAAACCGACGTGTACGCCAAGTCCAAGCAGGAGGCGGTCGACCACGCGCGGGCGATGATCGGCGCGGTGGCCCAGCAGTGCCCGGAGACCCGGATCGGCTTGATCGGCTACAGCCAGGGCGCCGACGCGGCCGGTGACCTGGCCGCGGAGATCGGCACCGGACTGGGGGTGGTGGCGCCGGCCCGGCTGGTCGCGGTCGGGCTGATCTCCGACCCGCGCCGGTCGGCCGGTGACACGCTGATCGGACCGCAGGTCGGGGGGCAGGGCGCGAGTGGCCCGCGGCCGGGTGGTTTCGGCTTCGTGACGCCGGCTCTCCGGACGTTCTGCGCATCGGGCGATCTCTACTGCTCCACGGCCGACGACGACTTCGTCACCCGGTTCGCCGGGTTCGTCGCGCAGTCGTCGGACCTGAACCCGGCCAACGCCGGTCGATATCAGCAGGAGGCAGGGGTGATCGTGCGGGACCTGGTCCATGCGGGCGGTGTACCGCAGCTGCAGAGCCAGCTCACCGACCAGGCGAACGAAGAGCGCGCCGAGAAACTGGCGGCGTTCTACCGATCCGGGGTACATGCCGACTACGACTATGCGACAGCGTGGCTGCACAGTTGGTTGAGTGGGTTGTCGTGACCGCCGCGCTATATTGACGAATGTGGCGGTCGGTCGTCGCGGCGACGGTCGCTGATGGGCCCGACTCGGTGGTGGAGCCGTTGGGGGAGTGATGGCCGGCAGCGCAGAGGCCCTTCGGAACCGGATGGGCGATTGGCGTCGCTCGCCGTGGACACCGGTCGTGGTCGTCGGATTCGTCACGTCGCTCGCGATCACGATCCTGATCACGCTGACCCCGGCCGGCGTGCGCGACCGCATGCAACACGATCTCACGGTCCGCGCCGACCGCGCGCTGTATCAGGCCGGCGTGCCGGAGGCGCAGGTCCGGTTCACCGGCCGCGATGCCACCCTCTACGACATCCCGACCGGCCAGGACCTGGTTGCCGTCGACGCGCTCCGGCAGATGTACGGGGTGCGTGGGGTGCGGGTGTACCGGGCGGAGGCGGAGCCGGTCGACGGGATCCCCGGCCCCTTCGGGGTGACCGTCCAAGGTGAAGAGGTGGATCTACGGGGCAGTGTGGTGGACCAGGCCACGGCAGACCGAGTGCTGGAGGCGGCCGGCAAGCAAGCGTCCGGCCGCAAGATCCTCGACAACCTCTCGGTCGGCACGGCCGACGGCGGGGGCTGGCCGCCGATGTCGGCCGTGGATGTGGTCGGCGCGGCGGTCGCACCGGGCGTCGGGGTCGTGCTCGACGGGCTCACCGTGACGTTGACCGGTGCCGTGCCCACCGAACTGGAAAAAGTTGCCGCCGATCAGCGGGTACGAGTCGCCGCCCCCGGCTCGGTCGTCCGGAACGAGCTGGTCATGCAGCAGCCGGGCGCGGTGGTGGCCCCGGGCGCGGTCCAGCAGCAGGTCGATGCCGCGATCGCGGTCCGCTCGGTAGCGTTCGAGGTGCACACCGCGACCCTCACGCCCGCGGCCGGCGCTACCGTCGGGCAGATCGCCGAGCTGCTGAAGACCGCGCCGCAGACCCGGCTGGAGTTGGCCGGTACCGGCGACCGCACCCTCACCATCCGCGACCTGCTGGTGGAGGCGGGGATACCGACCGAACGGATCGAGCAGGCGCCAGGTGGCGATCCGGTGCGATTCACTGTTCGATAGACACGCGTCCACCCCAACCGAGCGAGGCTCACCGTGTTCTACCTGTTCGTGCAGACCTGGATCTGGCTGTTGGTCGCCTTCCTGCTCGGGGTGGCAACCGGGCTCTTCACCGCGCGCACGCTGACCCAGCGGCAACTCGCGGCGGCGTCGGCGACCGGGCCGGGCGGTTCCGGATCGGATGGGCCGACCCCGGTTCCGACCGCCGACCGCGACGGCGAGAGGTGAGCGGTGTTCCTCCGCCTCGCTGAGTTCTGTGTCCGGCGCCGCCGTCTCGTGCTGCTCACCTGGCTGCTCGCGCTGATCGTCGCCGGTCTGCTGGCCGGCGCCTTCGCCGGCCCCTCGGTGACCAACTTCGCCGACGATCAACGCACCGAGTCCGGCCGCGCGCTGGCGCTGTTCAACGCGGCCGGTGGGGGCTCGGTGGCCGACAACGCACGCGTCGTCGTCGCCACCGACCCGTCCGTGCCGGACGGGGTACGCAACCCGGCGGTTCGCGCGCAGGTGGCAGCGCTGCGCGACCGGATCACCGCGCTCGACCCGGCGACCGGCATGCTGGACCTGTACACCCCGGGAAATCCGAGTGACGTGGCGATCTCGCCGGACGGCACGGTCGGATACACCACGCTCACCCTGCCCAGCGAGTCCGACACGGTGCGCAACGAACGGGTATCGCAGATCAAGGACGCGGCGGCATCGTTCAGTGCGCCCGGCGCCCGAGTCGACTTCGCCGGCGACTGGTTCGCCGATCAGGCGCCCCCCGGGATCGGCGAGGCGATCGGGCTCACCCTCGCATTGATCATCTTGCTGGTCGCGTTCGGTTCGCTGGTCGCCGCCGGCCTTCCGCTGCTCACCGCGCTGGCCGGGGTGGGGATCGGCGCGGTCACGGTGATGCTGCTGCAGAACGTGATCGATACCCCGGGCTTCGCGGTCTCGCTCACCGTGATGCTCGGCATCGGTGTCGGGATCGATTACGCACTGCTGATCCTGACCCGATTCCGTACTGCGCTCGCCGACAGCTTGCCGGTCGACCAGGCGGTGCTCCGGGCGATGGATACGGCCGGCCGGTCGGTCGCGTTCGCCGGTGTCACGGTGTCGATCGCGATCGCCGGCCTGATGATCCAGGGTGGGGCGACCGGTCCGACGATGACCATTGCCGGCTGTGCCGGCGTGCTGGCCGTGCTGCTCGCCGCGCTGACCCTGCTGCCCGCGCTGTTGGCGACGATCGGCACCCGGGTCGACCGGCTACGCATGCCGTGGCGGCGCGCCGATACCCCCGCCGCCGACGGACGCTGGGCGCGCCGTTGGAGCGGCTGGGTGCAGCGGCATCCGTGGGCCGGGGTGGTCGTGGCGCTGGCCGTGCTGCTGATCCTGGCGATCCCCGCGTTCGACCTGCGGCTCGGCTTCGGCGACGCCGGCAACCGGCCGACCACCGACACCACCCGAATTGCCTACGACGAGCTCGCGCGGGGGTTCGGCCCGGGTTCCAACGGCCCGTTAATCCTGGTCACCGAGCTGCCCGGCGATCAGGCGAGCGGACTGGCCGAACTCGGGGCACTCGGCGGGCAGATCGCCGCCACGCCCGGCGTCGCGTCGGTGAGCCCGCCGATCCCGATCGGTCAGGTCGACGGCCGGCCGGTGGCGATGCTCAGCGTCACGCCGACCACCGGCCCGCAGGATACGGGTACCACCACGCTGGTGCACGAGCTGCGCGACACCGTGATCCCTCGTTCCACACTGCCGGTCCAAGTCACCGGGGCCGCGGTCGGCGGCGAGGACTACGCCGAACTGACCCTCGATCGGTTGCCGCTCATGGTCGCCGTCGTGCTGATCTTCTCCTTCCTGTTGCTCGCGCTCGCCTTCCGGTCGGTGGTGATCCCGGTGAAGGCGATCGCGATGAACCTGCTGTCGCTCGGCGCCGCGTTCGGGGTGATCGTGGCGGTGTTCCAGTGGGGTTGGGGGATGTCGCTGATCGGCGTGGGCAAGGTCGGTCCCACCGAGGCGTGGGTTCCGGTCGTGCTGTTCGCGGTCGCGTTCGGCTTGTCCATGGACTACGAGATCTTCCTGGTCTCCCGGATTCGGGAACGCTTCCTGACCACCGGCGACGCCACCGGATCGGTCACCGAAGGCCTGGCCGCGACCGCCCGGGTGATCACCGCCGCCGCCGCGATCATGGTCTGTGTGTTCGCGAGTTTCGTGTTCTTCGACGATCGCGGCCTCAAGGCGATGGGTCTCGGTCTGGCGACCGCGGTCTTCGTGGACGCAACGGTGGTGCGGATGCTGTTGGTGCCGGCGACC
Above is a genomic segment from Skermania piniformis containing:
- a CDS encoding MMPL family transporter, giving the protein MFLRLAEFCVRRRRLVLLTWLLALIVAGLLAGAFAGPSVTNFADDQRTESGRALALFNAAGGGSVADNARVVVATDPSVPDGVRNPAVRAQVAALRDRITALDPATGMLDLYTPGNPSDVAISPDGTVGYTTLTLPSESDTVRNERVSQIKDAAASFSAPGARVDFAGDWFADQAPPGIGEAIGLTLALIILLVAFGSLVAAGLPLLTALAGVGIGAVTVMLLQNVIDTPGFAVSLTVMLGIGVGIDYALLILTRFRTALADSLPVDQAVLRAMDTAGRSVAFAGVTVSIAIAGLMIQGGATGPTMTIAGCAGVLAVLLAALTLLPALLATIGTRVDRLRMPWRRADTPAADGRWARRWSGWVQRHPWAGVVVALAVLLILAIPAFDLRLGFGDAGNRPTTDTTRIAYDELARGFGPGSNGPLILVTELPGDQASGLAELGALGGQIAATPGVASVSPPIPIGQVDGRPVAMLSVTPTTGPQDTGTTTLVHELRDTVIPRSTLPVQVTGAAVGGEDYAELTLDRLPLMVAVVLIFSFLLLALAFRSVVIPVKAIAMNLLSLGAAFGVIVAVFQWGWGMSLIGVGKVGPTEAWVPVVLFAVAFGLSMDYEIFLVSRIRERFLTTGDATGSVTEGLAATARVITAAAAIMVCVFASFVFFDDRGLKAMGLGLATAVFVDATVVRMLLVPATMEILGRANWYWPSWLRRLPSLDAVHRDSIEPTPTGRTATDPTSTVPEAVRG
- a CDS encoding cutinase family protein: MRAKWLRSAIGLRSVIGTVTVVTAAAAGVIGIGVGPAQADPGCPAFYVAAIPGTWDTSEALGRSGLLAPAVNGLPSSIRTEFVPYAATAFPWETDVYAKSKQEAVDHARAMIGAVAQQCPETRIGLIGYSQGADAAGDLAAEIGTGLGVVAPARLVAVGLISDPRRSAGDTLIGPQVGGQGASGPRPGGFGFVTPALRTFCASGDLYCSTADDDFVTRFAGFVAQSSDLNPANAGRYQQEAGVIVRDLVHAGGVPQLQSQLTDQANEERAEKLAAFYRSGVHADYDYATAWLHSWLSGLS
- a CDS encoding acyl carrier protein codes for the protein MDKQIRDILTAHGKLAVDVATLAADDDLFAAGLTSHASVNVMLACEDEFDIEFPDEALKKATFASIASLAGVVSGLLDEAA
- a CDS encoding holo-ACP synthase; protein product: MSDELGMPVRRARAVGCDLVALTEVADALAAFGDRYLTRIFTDREIAACTGVDRVARLAARFAAKESVIKALQIVDDATPLREIEVVSDAPVPRLELHGTIRARAAERGYTEFGVSLSHTDCHAMAVVVAE
- a CDS encoding DUF1839 family protein — protein: MGELVTLAGSADTLSPAVDPVDYRPAAAHAEDRIWRETNCYLDLWIELLNVLGHDPAPACAAALSADHDGEQWTFLKPDPAELRDIYGLAVAEVTLWRPVCETLESGFRRGLLHTVEVDSWWLPDTEGTDYRAGHVKTTIVPLQLDRSATRMTYIHNAGVFELSGDDFAGVFGLSAEPAWVPAPYVEQIRRVRPDGPVDPAVVRAICRAQLDRRPAGNPMAAFADSVVDATTWLADAGIATFHLWAFATLRQAGSCAEVAADLAGYLWRTGVPAAAAAVDPFRAVAAGAKTVQFKMARAARGRAVDVTGPLAAMSTAWEQALDILDRALPPA